In one window of Cytophagaceae bacterium ABcell3 DNA:
- the sugE gene encoding quaternary ammonium compound efflux SMR transporter SugE, producing the protein MSWFILFVAGIFEVVWVTSMKYSEGFTKLWPSVITVVALSLSMALLGYSLKGLPLGSAYAVWTGIGAVGAALLGMVLFGEPKSFLRFVFILFIVFGIVGLKYLSE; encoded by the coding sequence ATGAGTTGGTTTATATTATTTGTAGCAGGTATTTTTGAAGTGGTCTGGGTAACTTCTATGAAGTACTCAGAAGGATTTACTAAACTTTGGCCTTCGGTAATTACGGTGGTGGCACTTTCTTTGAGCATGGCTCTGTTGGGGTATAGTTTAAAAGGTCTGCCTCTTGGTTCTGCCTATGCAGTATGGACGGGAATAGGCGCCGTAGGGGCTGCTTTATTGGGAATGGTTCTTTTTGGTGAACCCAAAAGTTTTCTCCGTTTCGTATTTATCTTGTTTATTGTGTTTGGTATTGTAGGGTTGAAATACCTTTCTGAATAA